The following proteins are co-located in the Microbacterium sp. SORGH_AS_0888 genome:
- a CDS encoding pyruvate, water dikinase regulatory protein — protein MSPTPDATVVFFVSDSTGITAETLGNALLANFPGLSFQRRTIPFIDSVEGARAVVREIEAATVAEPIVFSTVKTPEVGETIRAARARHIDLLSGHLTELEQSLGTTASEQLGQFHTVGDTERYFARMRAVEYAIEHDDGQSYRALDQADVVIVAPSRCGKTPTTMYLALQYGLLVANYPLTDDDFPTDHLPRAVRPYTARCFGLTTTPLRLSQVRHERRPNSTYSSLAQCTVELRRAEDLYRRTHIPFVNSATKSVEEMSAVIMQSLKIRP, from the coding sequence GTGAGCCCGACCCCTGACGCCACCGTCGTGTTCTTCGTGTCGGACAGCACGGGGATCACGGCCGAGACGCTGGGCAACGCCCTGCTCGCGAACTTCCCCGGCCTGTCGTTCCAGCGGCGCACCATCCCGTTCATCGACTCGGTCGAGGGCGCGCGCGCCGTGGTGCGCGAGATCGAGGCGGCGACGGTCGCCGAGCCCATCGTCTTCAGCACCGTGAAGACCCCGGAGGTGGGCGAGACGATCCGTGCCGCCCGAGCCCGTCACATCGACCTGCTCAGCGGACACCTCACGGAGCTGGAGCAGTCGCTGGGCACGACAGCATCCGAGCAGCTGGGCCAGTTCCACACGGTCGGCGACACGGAGAGGTACTTCGCACGGATGCGGGCGGTCGAGTACGCGATCGAGCACGACGACGGGCAGAGCTACCGCGCGCTCGACCAGGCGGACGTCGTCATCGTCGCCCCCTCGCGGTGCGGAAAGACGCCCACCACGATGTACCTCGCGCTGCAGTACGGCCTCCTGGTGGCGAACTACCCCCTCACCGACGACGACTTCCCCACCGACCACCTGCCCCGCGCCGTCCGCCCCTACACCGCCCGCTGCTTCGGGCTGACCACGACCCCGCTGCGACTCAGCCAGGTGCGGCACGAACGGCGCCCGAACTCGACCTACTCCTCGCTCGCCCAGTGCACGGTCGAGCTGAGACGAGCCGAAGACCTCTACCGACGTACCCACATCCCGTTCGTCAACTCCGCCACGAAAAGCGTGGAGGAGATGTCGGCGGTCATCATGCAGTCCCTCAAGATCCGCCCCTGA
- a CDS encoding GntR family transcriptional regulator: MRASDRAYETLLAEIQTGRLAPGTVLGEVEQSARLGVSRTPLRAALARLVADGLVAQTSPRVTVVTDVDADDIRALFVVRRALEETAARLAAASPHAPSFGRLAEDFGRASLDGDAARDAYYGLIAEFDAALDAAADNDYLTGGLRTIRTHLVRVRRLARYQPERLAASVAEHRVIASAIAAGDGDLAAHATHVHLHNALTSILDSLENPPTSASQTQEATRQGAA, from the coding sequence ATGCGGGCGAGCGACCGTGCCTACGAGACCCTCCTGGCCGAGATCCAGACCGGCCGGCTCGCGCCGGGAACCGTGCTGGGCGAGGTCGAGCAGTCCGCCCGCCTCGGCGTGAGCCGGACGCCGCTTCGCGCGGCGCTCGCCCGGCTGGTCGCCGACGGCCTGGTCGCGCAGACCTCGCCGCGGGTCACGGTCGTCACGGATGTCGACGCCGACGACATCCGCGCCCTCTTCGTCGTGCGGCGCGCGCTCGAGGAGACCGCGGCGCGACTCGCCGCGGCCTCGCCGCACGCCCCCTCCTTCGGCCGGCTCGCCGAGGACTTCGGACGGGCGAGCCTCGACGGCGACGCCGCCCGTGACGCCTACTACGGGCTCATCGCCGAGTTCGACGCAGCGCTCGACGCCGCCGCCGACAACGACTACCTGACCGGCGGGCTGCGCACGATCCGCACCCATCTCGTCCGGGTGCGGCGACTGGCGCGGTACCAGCCCGAGCGGCTCGCCGCCTCGGTCGCCGAGCACCGCGTCATCGCGAGCGCGATCGCCGCCGGCGACGGCGACCTCGCCGCGCATGCCACGCACGTGCACCTGCATAACGCGCTCACGAGCATTCTCGACTCCCTCGAGAACCCCCCGACCTCTGCGTCGCAGACGCAGGAAGCCACCCGACAAGGAGCAGCATGA